From the genome of bacterium:
AACGCGAAGGCTTCTCCCCCAGTCGTATTGTTGTCATTCCCAATGGCATCGAATTGCCCGAGACAACAGCGAACCCATCAGGCGATGGCATTCGTATCGGACTCGTTGGGAACTACCGCCATCGCAAAGGACACGACCTGGCGCTCAAGGCACTGGCGCGCATTCTCCCTGATTATCCCGACGCGCGGCTGGTCTTTGCGGGAGTGGATTTCATGGACGGCGAGTTGCAAAAGCAAATCGCATCCCTCAACCTGGACGATCACGTGGAAGATCTCGGGTTCCAGGAGGATGTCGCGAGCCTACTGCAGTCACTTGATCTCTACATTCAGCCAAGTCGTTACGAAGGCACACCGAACACGTTGATGGAGGCGATGGCGACGGGACTGCCCTGCATCGCGTCCGAGGTCGGCGGCGTGCCGGAAGTCCTTCGGGATGAACAGGACGGCATCCTGATTCCGCCGGAAGACGAGGGCGCCCTGGCCGCTGCGATGAAACAACTCATGGCCGATGAAACACGCCGCAAAGAACTTGGGAGCAGCGCCCGCAAACGCATTGAAGAGGCCTTTTCAATGGAGGCCCTGGTCGCGCGTCACGATTGGTTGTATAAGGAACTACTGAAGGGGGGATTCCGGCCGGAGTTGCGGACGGAACTGGAGGGACAAACAACGAAGAGGGAAGCGCGCGACGGGTCGTGATTCCGACCCGCCGCGCGCGGGTTCGTCGTTGTTGATCAGGCAGATTGTCTCAGTCGGCCCTGCTGCGTCTTGAACTGGCTCGGCCGTCCACTACGGATCGACAGGGTCACGTCCTCGCGCTTTGCCAACTCGCGCAGGTGCTCGTCACGCCGCTGCTTCGCGACTTCGAGGTCGTCGGTATTCAGCGAACGCCGAATGCGTTCCTTCGTGTAGTTGGGCAGGTGGACCGTGCAATGGAACCACCAGGTTCCATTGTTGTTCCACAGGTGATGGTTCGGATTTGCCCTGCGGCAACTCTCGATAACTGCTTCGAATTGAGGCATTTTGTGCTCCTCGTTCGGGGTCTAAGACCGGGAATGGGGAGCATCGCTTACGGCTGCCTGCTCGGTTCGGGGGCCGACTTCTTGTGGAAGCGCTAATCCGACCCGAGGTTCTTCGGAACGCGGATGGTTTCCGAAGACTGCTTTGGATCACAAGTGATCCCAGGCATTTGTTTGCACGGCCCAGCTTGGTACCGGCCACATCATCCTTCTCTATTCGGAAGGCGAAGCACCTTGGTGTGCCAACCAGGTTGCCGGAGTCGGGGTGCCGACTCACTCGCGATGCTGGACTATGTTCTATGCGTCTTAATCCTACCTGACAAGGGGGATTTCGCCATTTCGGCGTTTTTTTTCTATAAAGCGTTTTTAGAACCAGCCAGAACACCTGTGGACATGTAGAGTTTGGACCACCTTCCCATATGGAGAAGGTCAAAGGTGGGCATTTTGTGCATGTAATCGCAGGTCTTCAAGCGAAAGCGCGAAGAAGTAAAACAAACTTCCCCGCACTCTGCGTGACGGGCATTTCATCACTTCGAGTGCGGGGAGAAGATTGCTCGGAATTTGTGCCCTTTTTCGCCTACTGGCCGCCGTCGTCGTGATCGGCCCGCGGACGGATATCCGCCAGCTTGATCGGCATCAGCACGCAAAGGTGATCCGGCTCTTCGTCGCATTTGAAGAGACACGGAGCCTGGCTCGATTTGATGTTCAGATGAATGTCCGGATGACTGAAGCTGTTCAGCGTTTCAATCAGCATCTGATAATTAAAGGCCACCTCGATCGCGGGGCCGTCGTACTCTACCTGCGTGTCGCCGGTGAATGTTCCGATGTCCGCAGCCATCGACGAGAAGTGGCAGAGGTTGTCTTCCAACTTCAGGATGATAGACTTGCTCTTGTCGTCGGAAACGACGCCGGCACGACGCGCTCCGGCCTGGAATGAATCGCGATTCAGCCGCACACCAACAGGAAAATCGCGCGGAATGACCGCATCGCAGTCGGGATA
Proteins encoded in this window:
- a CDS encoding glycosyltransferase gives rise to the protein MKNRILFVTSSSDIGGTERQLLHLLAGLDRNSWEPAVYSLVGDGELLRRAESLEVRAEQAPQGLRNARHHFAHIVREFEPKISHIFGLRADLLARRKCKSAGATVISGIRNTDPWRRWWHVWLDRVSSFSVDLFVSNSQAGRQSRIQREGFSPSRIVVIPNGIELPETTANPSGDGIRIGLVGNYRHRKGHDLALKALARILPDYPDARLVFAGVDFMDGELQKQIASLNLDDHVEDLGFQEDVASLLQSLDLYIQPSRYEGTPNTLMEAMATGLPCIASEVGGVPEVLRDEQDGILIPPEDEGALAAAMKQLMADETRRKELGSSARKRIEEAFSMEALVARHDWLYKELLKGGFRPELRTELEGQTTKREARDGS